The DNA sequence TTTCCATGTCCAACGTGTGGAACCCCCTCCAAAGCATACGATGTTTCTTCAAAATCATGGCGGCACTTAGATTTTTGGGAGTGGAAAACGTATGTCCATGCCCGTGTCCCTCGTGTAACCTGTCGTCAATGTCATAAGGTCATCACTGTACACGTCAGCTGGTCTCGACCCTCATCCCATTTTACCTGGCATTTCGAATCCTACGCGATGCGCCTAATGTCGGAAATGCCAGTGAAGGCTGCCTCTCGTGAACTACGTGAACATGACACGCGGTTATGGCGCATTTTTCGCCATTACGTGGAAAGAGCCATGGAGGAACTTGACCTGTCTAATGTAAAGCGTGTCGCGATAGACGAAACGTCCTCTCGTAAAGGTCACCAGTACATCACCTTGTTTGTGGATGCGGATCGTAAACTGGTTCTATTTGCTGTCGAAGGAAAGGGCTCGGAGACGATCCATCGCTTTCGAGAGCACTTATCCAGCAACGGGGTAGATGCAGATCAAATCGCTGAAATGTGCTGTGACATGTCCCCCGCTTTTATTAGGGGGATTCAGGACGCCTTTCCGCACGCCCAGATCACATTCGACAAGTTTCATGTGATGAAAATGGTTAACGAGGCAGTCGACGACGTCCGAAAGGAAGAGCAAAAACAGACGCCGGAGTTACATAAAACCAAATATATTTGGCTTAAGAACGAAGATATGTTAACCAACGATCAAAAGAAAACACTCGAGCGATTAAAAGATGGTAACCTTAAAACGGGGCGGGCGTATCGAATGAAACTGGCTTTACAGGATTTATGGCAGGTTAACCAACTCTTTGCCGACATTTTCTTAGATGAATGGTTAGGCTGGGCAACACGCTCGCAATTACCCCCATTTATACGTGTCTCAAAGACGATAAAGAAACATAAGGAGGGTATTTTGCGCTGGTTTACAACACGTATGACTAACGGTCTTTTAGAAGGTCTCAATAGCCTTATACAGGCGGCAAAGCGAAGGGCACGTGGTTACCGTAATCCCCAAAATCTCATTCATATGGTGTACATGACTGCAAACAAGTTGTACATTCGGGCTTGCGCGTCGAGGCAAGCATAACTAGCCTTTCCGCTTAGCTGCCCCATCTCATAGACGAAAGCAGGAGTCAAGCGCTTTTCTTGACGGCTGCTTTCGTCTATGAGAACCTTTTAAGCGCGAAAAGGCTCCCATGGTTTACCCATGAGAAAGAGCGAAGAGCCATTTTTTATAAGGTCATCGACCTCGGGAACAAATATTTGCGGTAGTTTCTCTGTGACTAGTTGTGGCTTAAAGAGACTGGAATTCAGAATCCTCTTGCGGTGGGCGTTTACATATTAATGGTTTAATAATTCAAGGAGTCGTATTAAATAAGTCGTGATTTTAGTGCATCTTCGAGCATAGCGTCAAAGTCTTCGTATGTACTCATGGGTGTTCCTGAAGGCTTATCAAGTTCCAAATAAACCCCCTTTATTCTATCCAAACAATACCACGCAACATCAGAGTCCCCAAAGAAAAGGAACCTTTTTTGCCACTCATTGTCATACTATATCTTATTTGTATCTACAAACCCGCAAATTTGATCATTAATTATTTCACCGATTAAGAATTTATCAACCTCATAAATAACTAGCCCGTTGAAATCCAATCCATTAGTAACCTTAAGAAATTCCAGGTATCCAGCGGGCAGTTTAGAACAATCTAATTCCTCTCTAACCTTATGCACCATTTGCCTAATGGCATTCGCGTCTGCTGGGCTCTGAATTCCATTTCCGTACTTGGCCTCAATTTCTTGTATTTTTAGCGGTAAGTCCTTCCACATATATTATCCTTCCTAAAAAAACCCTTCGGATACATGATCCCTTTCGGCATCGGCGGAGAATCTATTTCGATTCCGGGGATGAATCTCACACACGATCACTTTTTGGCGGCTCATCTGGTGATTTCCCAAGGGCTTCTGAGGTCATTTGCTCTGGTGCAAACTAGTTGCAACAGATCACAGGCAGGAAGCGCGACGTACGGCGAGTCTTCGGCAATAAATTGCTCGAGCGCGTGCAAAGAAGAGAAAATCGGAAGCATATTAATTGATAAATTGACCATTATTCACGTACGATTCTAATTTACACTATTGTCCTATTACTGGCAATACCTTTGTTTTATTTCTAACAAAAAAGTGTCACAAAAAGGGCTACTGCTGAACAAAGTCACCTCTCGAATAGCTGTATGTACATGAATCTCCCGTTTTTCCGGAAAAATACTGCAAGCGGCTGCGTACAACTAACAGCGTCGAAAGGCTCCACGAGGAAATTCGTCGTGAACGGGTCATTAGTACTTTACCGAATCGTCAATCGATCGTACGCTTAATCGGCGCGTTGTTCATGGAAAAAGATAAGCAGTGGGAGAGCGGTAGGGGGTATCTTGGACCGCGTACTTTGAGTGGCGAAGGACAAAAGAGTTCGCCACCAAAGTCACTCACATCGTGCAGGCTTTACATGGCGGGGCGGGCATGATCGGCTGGTTCGCCGTGCGGTATGTCATTTCACATCCGCCCAAGCGCAAGAAATCATGCCCGTAGAAGCTCCATGTCAAGCCGTCATCGGCGCTCATTCTAGCTGAGGTTATTTTTACACATAAATTAGGGTTTGATCTTGCTTGGGTCAATTAAATCATAATGTTTTATAAATAATCAATCATTGTAAATAAAAGCCACTGCTTTCATCGCTTTCTCCCCAATATCCTGGCGGTAGTGTCGGTCCGTAAAATGAATGCCCTGCACGGCATCGTATGCACGCTGCTGGGCGTCTTGTAAGGAAACGCCCAAAGCCGTTACACCTAACACGCGCCCGCCGTTCGTGACGAGCTGTCCCGCTTCGTCGATTTTCGTGCCCGCATGAAACGCGTACACATCAGGCACTGCCTCGTCCCTGTCGCGCGGCACACAATCGTCGTGCAGGTCATCGTTACGCGCGGCTCTATCGTCGTACATGCCGTCATTGCACTGCACGCTATCGTCGTGTGGCTCATCGTCGTGTGGACCACCATTGCGCGTAGCATTATCGTCGTGTGGCACATCGCCTAACGACGGCAGGCCGTCGATCGGATGCCCTTTTTCGAAGTCGCCGGGATAACCGCCGGAAGTGAGGACGACACAAAGCGCAGCCCGCGAATCCCACTCCAACGCGACCTGATCGAGTGTCCCGTTACTCGTCGCTCGTAACACAGGCAATAAATCGCCGTTCAGCCGCGGCAACACGACTTGTGTCTCCGGATCGCCGAAGCGCACGTTGAATTCGATCACTTTCAGCCCTTCGGCTGTGTGCATGAGACCTGCGTACAGCACACCGCGAAAGTCGAGCCCTTCCGCTTCCATCGCCTCGGCCATCGGTTGCAACACTTGTGTGACCGCCTGCTGTATAAGCTCCGCATCGAAGTGGGGCACAGGTGAATAAGCGCCCATGCCACCCGTATTTGGCCCGGTATCACCGTCGTATACCGCTTTATGATCTTGCGCTTCGACCATCGGCACAACGGTGCGGCCAGCAACGAATGCCATCAGGGACAACTCTTCCCCGCGCAAACATTGCTCCACGACGACTTCGTCTCCCGCCGTACCAAACACGCGGTCACACATGATGCGCTCAAGTGCCTGCTCTGCTTCATCTAACGTCTCGGCGACGGTCACGCCTTTGCCCGCGGCTAAACCGTCCGCCTTAATGACGATCGGTGCGCCGACGCGCCGCACGTAACGGCGCGCTTCTTCGTAATCGGAGAACGTGCGGTAATCCGCTGTCGGCACGCCGTATGTCGCCATTAACTGTTTGGCGTACGCTTTACTGCCTTCGATTTTGGCTGCACGCCGGTTCGGTCCGAAAATCGGCAAACCCCGTTCGGTAAAATAGTCGACAATCCCGTCAAACAGCGGTTGCTCTGGCCCGACGACAGTATAGTCGATACGTTCGGCGACGGCGAACGCCGCCAATCGGGCAAAATCGTTTGCCTGAATATCGACACACGTCGCCACCGCGGCGATCCCTCCGTTTCCCGGGGCACAAAAAACAGTCTCTACGCCTTTACTTTGCTGCAACTTCCAACAGAGGGCGTGTTCCCGCCCACCACTGCCGACAACGAGTACGCGCATCGTTTTTGCCTCTCTCCTTTGGAAAAAATTAATGTTTGAAGTGACGGACTCCCGTCATGACCATCGTCATCCCGTGTGCGTCGCACACGTCGATCGAATCTTGATCCCGCTTCGAGCCGCCCGGTTGAATGACGGCCGTAATGCCTGCCGCAGCAGCGGCTTCCATCGTGTCTGGCATCGGAAAGAACGCATCGGAGGCGAGTACAGCGCCGCGCGCTTTTTCCCCCGCCTGTTCGAGAGCAATCTTTGCCGCGCCGACGCGGTTCATCTGTCCCGCTCCGACGCCGATCGTCTGATTGTCCTTCGCAAGCACAATCGCGTTCGACTTCACGTGTTTGACGACGCGCCAAGCGAAGAGCAATTGTTCCCATTCCGCAGCCGACGGTTCGCGTTTCGTGGCGATGCGGCACGCGTCTTGATCCAACTTGTGCACGTCGGCTTGCTGCACAAGTAAACCGCCTTGCACCGATTGCATCTTATACGTCGCTCTGGCTACTCCCGCCGTGTGCATTCGCAGGAGGCGCAAGTTTTTCTTCGTTTGTAAAATAGCGAGTGCCTCCGAGGTAAAGTCGGGAGCAAGGACGATTTCGAGAAAAATGTCGTGCATGCGCCGCGCGGTCGCTTCGTCGACGGGGCGGTTCGTCGCGACGATTCCCCCGAAGATCGACGTCGGATCAGCTGCATACGCCTTCTCATACGCCTCGCGAACCGTTGCGCCGAGGCCGACGCCACACGGATTCATATGTTTCACCGCGACGACGGCTGGTGCGGAAAACTCGCTGACCATTTCCCACGCCGCGTTGGCGTCGTTAATGTTGTTGTACGACAGTTCTTTTCCGTTCAACTGCTCACTGGCGGGCAAACCGATAATGGTGTTCGGTTCGCGGTAAAAAGCGGCCGATTGGTGCGGGTTTTCCCCGTAACGCAGCGTCTGCACGCGTTCAAAGGGGAGCGTCAACCGTTCCGGATAGGTACCATCAGAAGCAGTAGCTGCTGTGATCGCTTTTTTCGCTGTTGTAGACACTTCCTTTGTTACTGCTGCTTTCTCTGCCACAGCCGCTTCGGAAGTTGTATCTGGGGCCGATTCGGTTTCCTGCGTAAAGTAGGCAGCGATCACACTGTCGTAAAAAGCGGTGTGGCGGAACACTTTAGCCGCGAGCCGCCGCCGCCAAGTGGGGGACGTCTCACCGTGTGCCCGCAATTGCCCCACGAGTGCTGCATAGTCGGCCGGATCGACGACGACGGTGACGGCCGCACAGTTTTTTGCCGCTGCACGCAACATGCTCGGTCCGCCGATGTCGATGTTTTCAATCGCCTCATCCCACGCGACACCTTCTTTGGCCACCGTCTCTTGAAACGGATATAAGTTGACGACGACGAGGTCGATCGGTGTGATGTTCAGCTCGGCCAACTGATCGCTGTGCTGCGTAAGGTCCCGCCGCGCTAAAATGCCACTATGGATGTGCGGGTGTAACGTTTTGACGCGGCCGTCCAATATTTCCGGGAAGCCGGTCACGTCGGAAATACCGACGACCGGGAGACCGGCTTCTTCAAGTGTGCGGTACGTTCCTCCCGTCGAGACGACCTCCCAGCCTAACGCCGTCAGCTCGCGCACGAGTTCGACGATTCCCGTTTTGTCTGACACGCTAACAAGCGCCCGTTTTTTCATCAGTTTACGCCTCTTTCCTTCGCTATTGGATAACACTATCGATTCATTCGCTTCGTTTTTGCGACAGCTGTCGCTGATTACTACCGCTTACTGACGCTTTTTTAGTTACACGCTACTGTGTTTCCTCAATTAAGCGGCGTATGACTTCCGGATACAATTCGTGTTCGACCGCCTGAATTTTTGCCGTTAGTGTCTCACGGCTGTCCGTTTCCGCCACTGACACTGCCCGCTGGGCGATGATCGGGCCGGTGTCCATCCCCGCGTCGACGTAGTGCACCGTCACGCCCGTCACTTTCACCCCGTGCTGCAGCGCTTGTCCGATTGCGTCTTTTCCCGGAAAAGAAGGTAGCAGCGAGGGGTGGATGTTGACAATCCGCCCGGCGAATTTATCTAGCAATGTCGGTCCGATTAGGCGCATGTAGCCGGCGAGCACGAGCCACGAAACGTCGTAACGTCGAAGGACGTCTCGCACGGCCGCCTCATACGCCGCTTTGTCGGAAAACGTGCGCGGGGCAAACGCATGCTGGGGTACGCCGAGTCGCTCTGCCCGTTCGAGCACTGTCGCGCCAGGACGGTCACAAATGAGGACCGATACGGGGACGCGCCACCCTTCCTGCTGGCTCACTTCAACGAGTCGCGCAAAATTAGAACCGCTCCCCGAGGCGAATACTGCGATGGTCACGACCAATCCCCCTTAAGCGTTACGCGTGTGGGATTGGCTGTATCGCCTACTTCGACAGTAGCGTCTCCACTTGTTGCACCGTCTGCACCGACAGTAACGTCTACACCGACAGTTACATCTCCTGCAGCCTTTTCCTCTCCACCGGCTTTGTTCCCTCCGTCTTTCTCCGATAACTCTTGAGGTACGACCGCACCGATGCGGTAAGCCTGTTCCCCTAAGGCATTAGCCCTTTCGATGACGGCGTCGGCCTCCTGCTCCGGAACGGCCAGCACGAAGCCGATGCCACAGTTGAACGTTTGCGCCATCTCCTCCGGCGATAATTTGCCCGCGCGGCGCACGACGTCAAAAATTGTCGGTACGGGCCACGTGCCCCATGTGATCTCGGCCGCTAACCCGTCGGGTAGCATGCGGGGCACATTTTCAAAAAAGCCGCCACCGGTAATGTGGCTCATACCGTTTAGCGTGTGTTCCCGCAAAAGGGTCAGTACTGTGCGCACGTAAATGCGTGTCGGGGTGAGCAATTCTTCTCCGAGCGTTTTCCCGTCAGCTGCCGGCGACATCTTTTCATGCGGCGCGATCCCACCGATTGCGGCGACAACATCCGCCACAGGCCTCTTCAGCAGCGTTGAGTCAGGGTCGACGAGCAGCCGCCGCACGAGAGAAAACCCGTTGCTATGCAGCCCCGAAGAGGCGAGTCCGATCAAAGCGTCCCCAGCCTGGATGCGCACCCCGGTGACGAGGTGTTCCCGCTCGGCAATGCCGACGCAAAATCCGGCCACATCGTACTCGCCGCGCGCGTACATTCCCGGCATTTCGGCGGTCTCCCCGCCGATCAAGGCACACCCGGCCTGTGCACAGCCGTCGGCGATCCCTTTGACGACTGCCTCTGCCTGTTCCGGCTGAAGCTCTCCCGTCGCCAAATAGTCGAGGAAAAACAGCGGTTCCGCACCTTGCACGGCGACGTCGTTCACGCACATCGCCACACAGTCGACCCCAATCGTGTCATGTCGATCGAGGGCAAAGGCAAGCTTCAATTTTGTCCCTACCCCGTCTGTCCCGGCGACGAGTACCGGTTCGCGGTAACCGGCGGGAAGGGCGAATAAACCGCCGAACGCCCCTAAACCGCTCAGCACTTCCGGCCGCGCCGTGCGCGCCACGTGCTGCTTAATCCGCGCGACTGTTTCGTACCCCGCTTCGAGATTGACGCCCGCGCAGGCATACGCTTTGTTAACACTGTTCTGACCGGCTCCGCTATTTTCCGTTGCACTCACTATGCCGTCTCTCCCCACAAAATTTTTCTTGAATCTCGGCGTCCGCTTTTCCCTCCGCTATCTCCTATCTGTACATGACGGGATTGCTATTTATCGCTCCCCAATATAAAGGAGGAAACCTCTTAATGGACTGAGCGTCTTTACGACGAAAGATCTTCGTATATTTCTGTCGGATACACCCCGTCGAAACACGCGAGACAGTGCCCGCGGTTCACCTCATCCGCCGGTCGTCCGACTGCCTCCAGCAACCCGTTCAGCGAGAGGAACGCCAAGCTGTCTGCACCGATCAATTGGCGGATGTTTTGCGGCGAGTGGTTCGCCGCAATTAATCCGTTGCGGTCTGCCGTGTCGATGCCGTAAAAACACGGGTTTTTTACCGGCGGCGAACTGATGCGGACGTGTACTTCCGTTGCGCCAACTTGCCTGAGTAGCTTGACGATGCGCTTAATCGTCGTCCCGCGGACGATCGAGTCGTCAATTAAGACGACCCGTTGTCCTTCCACGACGCGGCGCACCGCACTGAGCTTCATTTTTACGCCTTGCTCGCGCAACTGTTGGCTCGGCTGAATGAATGTCCGCGCGATGTAGCGGTTTTTAATTAACCCTAATTCATAAGGGTATCCAGCGGCTTCCGCATAACCGATCGCAGCGGATATGCTCGAATCGGGGACTCCAGAAACGACGTCCGCTTCGACTGGCGCTTCCACGAACAACTGTTTGCCGAGCCGCTTGCGCACGCTGTGCACGTTTTGCCCATCGATGTCGCTGTCAGGACGCGCAAAGTAAATGTACTCAAACGTGCAAACAGCGCGCCGCGTCTGTCCGGTGAGACGGTCGACGTGCATGCCGTCGCCGTCTAAGACGAGCAGTTCCCCTGGCGCCACTTCCCGCACGTACTCGGCCCCGATGGCATCAAACGCACACGTCTCGGAGGCGAACACGTAACTGTCGCCTAACTTGCCGATCGACAGCGGACGAATGCCGTGCGGGTCGAGAGCGGCGATGAGGCAATCTTTCGTCATGATCAAAAAGGCGTACGCCCCTTTTACCATGCGCAGCGATTCCTTCACCACTTGCTTCAGCTCGCTGTAGCCGGAACGAGCAATCAAGTGGGCAATCACTTCGGTGTCACTCGTCGTCTGAAAAATTGAACCCATCCGCTCCAACTGATGTTTAATTTGCGACGCATTGACGAGGCTGCCGTTCATTGCAAGCGCCAACTCACCGTCATGGTAGTTAAACAACAGTGGCTGCACGTTCGCCGGCGACCGTTCGTCGCGCGTCGAATAGCGCACGTGCCCAATCGCCATGTGACCTGATAGCTTTTGCAGGGCTTCGGCGTCAAACACTTCCGTCACTAACCCCGTGTCGCGATGAGCCGTAAAGCGATGCCCGTCTGAACTGACGATCCCACAACTTTCTTGGCCGCGGTGCTGCAGCGCGTGTAAGCCATAGTATGTCAGCTGCACCGCGTCTTCGTGCCCGAACACGCCAAACACACCGCACTCTTCGTTTAGTTCGTCGATGATCGGCTCAACTGACATGCTAGCGTTCCCTCCCACACATGTTTCAACTCGCTGACGTCTTCACGTACGACGACGTTGTCGTTAACGGCTATTTGTAGCGGAGTCCCCGCCACTGTCACCTTACCGATCACCGCACACGACGCACCGTGCACCTTCGCGATCTTCTGCACGTCGTCTAACTGTGCCTCGTTCACCGCGAGCAACACGCGCGACTGACTTTCACTGAACAGGACGTCCGTCGCCGACAGTTCCGTTTGCAATATGACGTCGGCACCGTAACCACCCGCGAAACACGCCTCGCAGAGGGCAACGGCGAGTCCGCCTTCCGATAAATCGTGCGCCGCTTGCACGTGTCCAGCGCGAATCATCGCTAAGGTAGCCTGCTGCACAGCTCGCTCCCGCGCCAAGTCGAGCCTAGGCGGTCGCCCAGACGGCTCTCCTTCCCGCACGTGTTGCCACACACTGCCGCCGAGCTCCGCGTACGTTTCGCCGAGCAAGACGAGCACGTCTCCCGCTTGCTTAAAGGCGTGTGTCGTCGTATGTGCCACGTCGTCGATCAACCCGACCATGCCGATGACTGGCGTGGGGTAAATCGCTTTGCCGCCCGTCTCGTTGTATAGGCTGACGTTGCCGCTGACGACAGGCGTTTCTAAGCTGCGACACGCGTCACTAATGCCGCGGACACTTTGCTCAAGTTGCCAATAAATGTCTGGTTTCTCCGGATTGCCGTAGTTCAAGTTGTCGGTTACGGCGAGTGGTTCCGCCCCGGAACAGACGACGTTGCGCGCCGCCTCGGCGACGGCAATCGCTCCCCCTGTGTACGGATCGAGGTACACGTAGCGCCCGTTGCCATCCGTCGTCATCGCCAGCGCTTTTTTCGTGCCAGTAATCTGTACAACGCCCGCATTCGCACCTGGTCCGACAACGACATCAGCATGTACGCTGTCGGTTGGTGCTTGATCGCAGACTTCAGCGCCGTTGCCTCTGTACGCGACATCCGTATCCGCACATCCACAGCTGTTTTCCACTGGTGAAGCCCCTGCTACTGACGCTACAAATTGCTCGTACACCACGCGCTTACTCGCTGCGTTCGGCGACTGTAGTACCTGCCGCAACGCCGCACCAACGTCGTCCGTCTGCAACGTCGCACCCGCTTCGCGTACACCGTTTTGCGCATAGTCATCCGGTTCGCGCGCCGCACGGGTATACTCCGGCGCCTCGTCAACTAACGCCCGTACCGGGACGTCACACACTTCTTTTCCGCGGTGACGTAAGCGCAGACACTCGTCATCCGTCACGCGGCCGACGACGGCCATCGGTACGCCCCACTTGTCGGCGACGGCGCGAACGTCGTCTTCCCGGCCTGCCGCCACAACGATGAGCATCCGCTCTTGCGACTCGGACAACATCAGTTCATACGCGCTCATGTCATTTTCCCGCTGCGGTACTTGGTCGAGGTCCAACTCAATGCCGTTCCCTGCCTTTGCCGCCATTTCCGCACTCGAACTCGTCAATCCAGCTGCACCCATGTCTTGAATGCCCTCGACGATGCCTTGGGCGATCAGTTCCAAACACGCTTCCATGACCCGCTTCTCCATGAACGGGTCACCTTTCGGCACGACCGGCTGTTCCGCATCTGTATCGTCCGCCAGCTCTTCTGAAGCAAACGTCGCCCCGTGAATGCCGTCGCGCCCGGTACTTGGCCCTAAATAAATGACCGGGTTGCCGACGCCAGCAGCGACACCTTGCTGGATGTGCTTATGCTCGAGCACACCGACGCACATCGCGTTGACGAGCGGATTCCCGCGGTATGCCTCGTCAAATAGGACTTCGCCGCCGACTGTCGACACGTCGATGCCCCTGCCGTATGCGGCCATCCCCTTAATCGCCTCGGTTAACAACTCCCGAACCCGTTCGTCAGACAGCGGTCCGAAGCGTAGCGAGTTCAACAGGGCGACCGGCCGTGCCCCCATGGAAAACACGTCGCGCACAATACCGCCGACACCCGTCGCCGCGCCGTCGAACGGCGCCACAGCGGACGGGTGATTGTGACTTTCAATTTTGAAGACGACGGCCTGTCCGTCGCCGATGTCGACGATGCCAGCCCCTTCTCCCGGCCCTTGCAACACGCGTGCTCCCGTTGTAGGAAAAAGCCGTAACACCCGCTTGGAATTTTTGTAACTGCAATGTTCCGACCACATGACACTGAAAATGCCCGTTTCGACATAATTCGGCTCGCGGCCTAACGCGTGGCAAACTTTCGCGTACTCTTCTTCGGAAAGCCCCATCGTTTCATACAATTTGCCCTCAGCAATTTCGCGCGCTGTCGGTTCTCCCTTGTGCACTGACGTTCCCCTCCTGTGATCGGTCCATAAATGATTTGTTAATTGTTAACTGCTTATTCTCGATTTTTTACTCGGCGGCTACTTCTCCGCCGCCGAGACGCTTGTAAATCTCCTCATACGCCTCGCGCACATTGCCTAGGTCGCGGCGGAAGCGGTCCTTATCCAACTTTTTTTTCGTCTCCGCATCCCAAAAACGGCACGTATCCGGCGAAATCTCGTCGGCCAACAGCAACGTTCCGTCCGCCGTCAATCCAAACTCGAGTTTAAAGTCGACGAGGATCACTTGCCGTTCGCGCAAGTAGCTTATGAGCAAATCGTTCACTTTAAGCGCCATTTGCTTCATTTGTTCTACGTGTTCCGCCTCGGCTAGCTTAAGCACGGAAATGTGGGAATCGTTAATGAGCGGATCGCCGAGGTCATCGTCTTTGTAGTACGTTTCGACGACGGCGTGGGCGAGTTCCGTCCCTTCCGCTAAC is a window from the Numidum massiliense genome containing:
- the purC gene encoding phosphoribosylaminoimidazolesuccinocarboxamide synthase → MEKGELLYEGKAKQIFATAEDDVVWVKYKDDATAFDGKKHGQISGKGELNNLISDIFFRYLAENGVPTHYVRQLSPTEQLVKRVKIVPIEVVVRNIAAGSLAKRLGLAEGTELAHAVVETYYKDDDLGDPLINDSHISVLKLAEAEHVEQMKQMALKVNDLLISYLRERQVILVDFKLEFGLTADGTLLLADEISPDTCRFWDAETKKKLDKDRFRRDLGNVREAYEEIYKRLGGGEVAAE